The Ammoniphilus oxalaticus genome includes the window GCTACTTGTTGCAACAACATATCGCCAATCGTATGCCCTAACGTATCATTCACATATTTAAAACGGTCCATGTCTACGTACATCAAAGCGACCTGTTCCTGGTCACCCGCCCGTTTAATTGCTTGTTTCAACTCTCGTTGGAATTTCCTCCGATTAGGTAGATCAGTTAACTCATCATGATACGCAAGATACTCATTCAATTGCTGCATCTTCCTTTGTTCCGTTATATCGTAAACAGAACCGACCACTTCCAAAACTTGTCCATTTTGTCTGACAGGAGATAACTCAAATCGAAAACATCTTTCTACTAAGTCGACTTCATAATTAACGACTTCACCACGGAACGATCGCTCATAATGCAAACATTTATGCGCCGCAACCTCTGGCGAAAAAATATCGTACGGTGTTTTCCCAGCATGTGTTTCCGTGCTTAATTGGAGCGAGGCGAGCAGTTTCCCTTCCAACATCGTATAGTAAAACATGCCATTTTCGCGCATTTTAAGTTTAAAAATACCATTATGTAGATTTTTAACCGTTTGTCTAAAATCATCTTTCAATGCTTTTTGCAGCGCGGCTTCCGCTTCCTTCTGTTCCGTTATATCCGTGCGGATCGCCACATATTGATAAGGTTTCCCCTGTTCATTAAGAAACGGAACGATCGTCGTGTGAACCCAATAACAACTGCCGTCTTTCGCTCTGTTTTTAATCTCGCCACGCCATGTTTCACCCTGTCCAATCGTCCGCCACATCTCTCTAAAAAAATTTCGATCATGGTACCCGGAACTGACTATGCGGTTATCTTGACCTAGCAATTCTTCTCTTCTGTATTGCGAGATTTCACAAAATTTATCGTTCACGTATTCAATAACTCCACGTTGATTCGTAATCACAAGAATAGATGATTCATCTAACGCCGTCCGAATGTCAGACAGTTCCTTCATTAATTTTTCAACAGAGTTAGATTCGATGAATCGGTTCATAAGCTGTCTCCTTTCTTGGATATCTTTAACATGGTTAGGCCCATTATACTATAATCACTTGTTTTGTATAGGCGCCTTTTTCCATTTTTTAATTAGCGCCTTTAAATACGATTTAAAAAACCCGCAGTGCCAAAAGGGATTCCTTCAGCAACCGCGGGCTATGGTTATCGTCCATTATGCTATCTTTTAAAACCTTCGCCAAGCACTTCATTCGCGCTCGTGACAATGATAAACGCGGCTGGATCAATCTCGCGCACGGCCTGTTTTAAGGTGTTGATCTCATTTTGCGAGACAACGCACATCAACACAGGACGTTCTTTATCCGTATAGCCGCCATAACCTGGAATCTTCGTTACACCCCGATCCATTTCGTACAAAATCGCCTGCTGAATTTTTTCAGCGTCTTGGGCAATAATGAACGCAATTTTGGATACGTTTAACCCCACTTGAATCACATCAATCGTCTTGCCTGTAATATAGAGGGCAATCAACGCATACAGAGCTTGTTCAGGTCCAAACACAATCGCCGCGCTCAACACGACGAGTCCATCGATCAAGAGCACCGCGATCCCGAGCGAAAGCCCCGTAAACTTATGAATGATTTGGGCGATCAAATCCGTGCCGCCTGTCGAAGCATTTGCCCGAAAGACAAGCCCGAGCCCAAGTCCGACCCCAACTCCGCCATACAAGGCGGCAAGCAACGGTTCATCCGTAATCGTCGGCCAGCCTTCTGTTAAAAATACAAACAAAGGTAGGACCAACGTCCCGATGATCGTTTTCAAGCCAAATTGCCTGCCTAACACAACAAATCCAAGTCCGATCAATCCCAAATTAAAAACCCATTGAGTAAAAGCGGGACGCCAATTGAACAGATGTTTCGTGATAATACTAATTCCGCTGACCCCGCCCGAAGCAATATCAAATGCGGCTAGAAACAAATTAAAAGCTAGCGCAATGCAAAACGACCCTATAAACAGGAACGCATATTCTCGAGCGATGTTCAAGCGCGTTTGCTCGCGACGACCTCGGTTACGCTTTTTTCTCGCGATCATCTTAAAACTTATCTCACTTTCATTAAATACTTTGTCTGCAAAGAAGTATATCATTCCACACGCCGCTTTGTAAAAGGTTGAAACTTGTCATTATTCTAGTAAACGGAGTATGATAAGAGCAATTCACTTCATCGAAAATAATAGGGTGGTAAATGTCATGAGGGAACAAATATGAGCCGCGGCAACAATTCAAAAGGATTTACGCTGGTCATCACTGCAGCGTTGTTATGGGGGATGAGCGGCGCCGTCGCCCAAAAGCTGTTTCAACAATATCATATTGAGGTCAATTGGTTAGTGACATCACGACTGCTCATAGCAGGCTTTTTGTTATTAATCGTTCAATTTAAGTTCAGAGATCGCGCCCAAATATTTAACGTATGGCGCCAACCTCGTTCGGCCATCCAGCTGCTCATCTTTGCTCTATTCGGGACGTTAGCCGTGCAATATACGTATATGGCGGCGATTGATCAAGGAAACGCGGCTGTTGGCACGTTGTTGCAATATTTAGCGCCTGCGCTAATTATCCTTTATCTCATTTTGCGCAAACAATCTGCGCTGAACATACGCGACACTGTTTCTGTTAGTTTAGCGTTAATCGGATGTTTTTTGCTGCTTACGGATGGCGCAATATCAAAGCTCTCCGTTCCGCCGATGGCAATTGTTTGGGGCCTGCTCTCCGCAGTTGCGTTAGCCTTTTATACGCTTTATCCTGTTCGACTCTTAAAAAAGTTTGATTCGATCGTAATTGTTGGGTGGGCCATGGTCATTGGCGGTCTCGTCTTAAACGTTGTTCACCCCATTTGGAAAATGGATGTTAGCCGCTTGACGTTAAGCGCTTGGGGGTATTTATTTTTCGTAGTCGTACTCGGCACGATGATCGCCTTTTGGTTTTATATCGAAAGCTTACAAAGCTTAGCGCCGAAAGAAACGAGTTTACTGAGCAGTCTGGAACCATTGGCGGCCGTTCTTTCGACCGTATTTTGGCTCGGCGAACCCTTTGGCCCCTTTCAATGGCTGGGCTCCGCCTGTATGATGATCATGCTCATATTCGTCGCCGTAAATCAAGGGACATCCGTAACGGATAAAAAAACAGACGCAACGCGACAAGTCAGTTAACCTACGCGGGATGGAGACGGGAACTTTCCTTCATTTAACTATATGCGCTTTAACAACACGAAAAAACCCACCAATTCAAGTTGGCGGGTTTGATCGCTTACATATAGGTACGGATCAACGGACTTTGCTGCAAATGTTGCGTACCTTGCATATTTTGCATCGGAGTCATGCGCGGCATATTCGACATTTGGCCCATTTGCGCTTGTCCATAGCTGTCGATTACCGTATGCGTCGTTATGTCTTTCATCGTTGGCACCTGGTAATACCCTTGTTGGTGCATATACTGCCAAACTTCATAGGCCATCTCGGAACAATTCGTTGCCCCTTGTTGCATCATTCTACGCAATCCGGAATCAGCGCATTCGAGAGCCGCCATTGTCTTGCAAATCGTTGACGCTTTGTAGCAACCAAGCATGCCGCTGGAAACATCTCGGTCATCCATTTGGTTGGCGCTTGTATTCGGCATTTGCGTCGGTGGATTGTTTAACCCATAGGATGGCGTGAAATTTTTAGGCGCCTGATAAGGTACCGCTTGGCCCATCCCTCTTTGATTTAACGCTTGAACCATCCCATTGTACTCACTGATCATAAATTGCAGATGGTTATCCATCATTTGAGCCAACTGTTGATCTTTTACGTGGGGACGATACAATTGAAATAGATTAATCCCATTGATCGTATCCGTTAATACTTCATGCATTTCCATCAGTTCGTGGGCTCCAAATTGCGCTGCCATCACACTCATCTCCCCCATCTTGTTGTTTGCTCGCAAAAATTAGGATTGCCCAAATCGAACAACTTTAGTCATAGGATAAAGTTCATAGACATGATCAGAAAACTGACGAACCAAATCGTCAAACTATTTCGATAATGAAATCAAGGAAAGGATTGAATTATGAAACATTTTCAAAGTACCATCGAAAAACTGGAACAAGCTTTTGTTACCTTTATGCGCCACTTGGGACCGAAACTATCGGAAGATGCAGAGTCTGGTTTAACAGGCGCCCAATTTTATATTTTGCATCTACTTTCACAAAAAGAAAAATTCCGCGTTACGGAGATTGCCAATAAGATGTGTGTCAAAACGAGCGCGGTTACAGTGATGGTTGAGCGTTTGCATAAGAACGATTGGGTCGCCCGCTCTCGCGATGAAAAAGATCGCCGCGTCGTATGGATCGGTCTGACGGACAGCGGGAAAGAGGTATTGGCCAACGCGCAAAAACGTCGGTTCAAAATTTTAGCGGAATATTTGCAACATCTCGATCCGAATGAGTTAGACCATTTACTGCATATCTACGAAAAGTTAGGTCAGATCGCGCAAAAGATGGATGAAGCGTAGACCATAAATGGATGGAACGAATAGAGTTAAGAGTCAAAAGTCCACCTATTCAATCAAATGGTTGAGAAAAGAGATGGAATAGATGGAATTTCGACAACTAACCGCGGCACTATGTTCCGTGAAATTTTAAAAGGGGCGTCAGGGACAACCGCAAATGATCGATTTTCCACAACTCCCCTTTTTTAAAAAACCGTTTCTAGCGATAAGGCAGTTCGACGATGCTTTCGGGCTCCCCCTTTACCGCAAATTGAATCGCTTCCCATAGAATCTCTTTCTGCGTTGTAACATCCCCTGCCTGCCCGAAGGTACGCCCCAATGGAAAACGGATATACAACGTTCGCGGCGCTTTCATCTTTTTCGTCACATTCGGCAGGTGGCTAATCCCGGCTGTCCGTATCCCACGTTGTTCAATCGCCCGCTGAATCAATCCCACGGATTGATGGCAAATATATCAGCCGGGCGATAAAATCGCAATATCGATTTCATCGACAACAAGCTGTTCAGCGATTTCAGGTCCAACTTTTTCAATCAATGGGGTCGGGTCAGGCACATAGCCTTGCAAACCGAAATGATGGGCGGCAATACTCCCGATTTTCCCTTCGGACGCTAATTCGCGCAGCCGTTGCAACGGAAACACGCAATTGATATCTTGATCCGCGTCAGCGCGATCGAAATGGGTATGGCTCGTAATCAACTGTTCGATCGGCGTCTCCCCCGGAATAATCCGATAGCTTGAATCGTGTTCCTTCACTTGAAATATCGGTTGCTCGCGCAAATGGACCCCCGCAGTCGTCACCAACACTACTCGAGCCGCTTCAATCGATTTATCCCACTCCGCAATCTGCGGCGCCGTCTCCACTTCCTCGACTTGTGTTTGGGCATACTTCCCAATCAATCTTTGCTTTAGTAACAACATCTTTTACACCTCCTTTAAAATTCGTCTTGCTTCCGCGAGGCGTTGTCCAATCGTAACCAGCATGATCCCCATAAACACGCCGCTACTCCAAAGTAACCCGTTTGGAAGCAACATCATCACGGTCAACATAATAAAGCCTTCTGTGCGTTCCCCTAAACCCGCTTGGTAATAAAACGATTTGGCGCCCTGCTTTTCGGTCACCGCCCCGACGGTTAAAAACACCGTCATTGAAATGACAATCGTCGCTGTGACGAGCAACAACATAAACTGGGCGTGAGGATAACGCGCCGCCAATCCAATTACAACGGACAGCTCAACAACCCTGTCAAACGTAATATCAAGCACCGTCCCCCATGCTGTTGATTTATTCTCCAAACGAGCCATGGAGCCATCGACCGCATCTAGAAATCCAGAAATCCACAGAAACAAAGCCGCCCAATAGACGTGATCGAAATAAATCCATAATCCGCTCGTCAATCCGATTAAGAAACCGAGCCATGTCACTTGATTCGCTGATAATCCGAGTCGAATACACAAGCTGGCTGCGCGGCTAATCACAGGTTCAACATATTTACGAGCATGGGTATCAAGCATGAACGGTCCCCTCTTCCTCAATAAAGTACAAATCAGCGGGATCCCAATTAAGCCCAATTCGATCACCACGTTGCGTCGTTGCTGCTTGTCGCGAGGTTTCAATTATTTCCAAACGGACAGCATGTCCAATTTGCAGCTCTAGATGATAAGCGCCTTGCAAAAATCGAACCTCGATTACTTCAGCCTGGGCTTGCGCCTGATCGTATGTGGCGATCCGAGCGGCATATGGCGGAATCAACAACCAACCCGCCTGATCAACCTTTGTCGCCTGACGATCAAACGGCGTTTGCCAATCGGCATCAGTTGCAACAAATTGCCCAGCTTCCAGTTTACCGCGGATCAAGTTATTCAAGCCGAGAAAACGCGCCACCTCAACGCTAGCGGGTTGACGATACAAACGTTCCGGAGCGTCAACTTGTAACAGCCGCCCTTCACTCATTACTCCCACACGATCCGCCAAAGCAAACGCTTCGGCTCGATCATGCGTGACCAACACGATCGTCACTCCCATATCTTCATGAAGTCCTCTTAACCAGGCTTGCATTTCCTCGCGCAAACCCGGATCAAGGGCGCTGAATGGCTCATCCATTAACAGCACTGTTGGCTCCAATACAAGCGAACGAACGAGGGAAACGCGTTGCTGTTGACCGCCGCTCAACTCATGCGGAAACCGTTGTTCGAAACCGCTCAGTCCCGCTCGCTCCAAAAAAACACGCGCTTTTTCTAAACGAGCGGCCTTCCCCATCCCTTTCATTTTAAGACCGAAGGCGACATTATCTTCCACACTCATATGCGGAAACAGCAGCGCTTGTTGAAAGACCATCCCAAATCCTCGTTTTTCAGCAGCAACACCGGTGATTAACCGACCGTCCGCGTAAAGCTCGCCCGCATCAGCCTGTTCTAACCCGGCGATCAACTTTAAAAGAGTTGTTTTACCGCAGCCAGACGGACCTAACAACGCGAATAATTCGCCCTTTTTAACTTCTATGTGCTCGACAACCAAGCGAAAGGAATCATCGGCCCCGTATTGTTTCTGAATGTCATTCATTTGCAATGCCGACACGTTACCCCTCCTTTACGACTTGATTCGACTCTTGCCGATAATAGCGTTTTAACAGTCGATCCATGAACACGAGAGCAAACAATGCCATCATCGTGAACAAGATCGTGTATGCCGCCGCGACTCCTAAATCTCCGCCGTTTAAAAACGGAAATAGCAAAATAGGCAGCGTGATCACTTGACCGCTTCCGATCAGAAACGTGATCAAATATTGACTCAATGAAACAAGTATACTTAACGCGGAACCGACAGCGATTCCTGGAATTAAGTGAGGCAAGGCAACATACCAAAAACGTTGCAGCGGACCCGCTCCAAGCATCTGCGCTTGCTGTTCCCAAGCATAGCCTAATGTCTGATAGCTCGAAGTGAGCGCCCGTATAACATACGGCAATGTCGGCGGAAGATGAGCTAAGATCACACCAAATACCGTCTCCGTTAATTGCAAACGGACAAACGTGAAATGAATCCCCATCATCGCCGCAAATGGCGGAATAATTATCGGAGAATAAAGAATTGCGCTGATCCATGTTTTCCCCCGCAACTCCGCTCGCGCCAACGCATTTCCTGCAGGGATCGCCAACAACAAGTTGATCGCCGTCACCGCAAACGCAATCGCCAGACTGTAACCAACCGCTTGATAGGTTCCCGAATGGCTGGAAAAAACGTATTGCCACGTTCGCAAACTCCATTCAACAGGGATCAGTTCAGGCCAACGCCACGACCCCGACAAACTCATTAACAACAACGGAAAGAAAGGAAACAGAAAAGCGATCGCAAAGATACTTCCAATCAGCCTCAATTCCATCCCCTGCTTTCTTCCCCTAACCAGCTCTTGCTCAAACGGTAAGCCAACAACCCTAACAAAGCGGTAATGAAGGCAATCAATATATTTAAAGCAAGCGCCAGCGGTCGCTCATTCACAATGTCGCCGGAAAAAAGTTGATAGGCAAAAACCGAGATCATCTGCGGGTAGGTGACCCCTAACAAGAGCGGGATTTCGAAAGCGGAGAATTTAAAAGCGAACACGATAAAACTAGCGGCCAACCAACTCGGCATCAAAAGGGGCAACACAATCTCACGAAAATAAGCCCATCGACCCGCCCCAAGGATGCGGGCAACCTGGCCCCATTGATCCTGAATCCGCAGCAATACAGGAACAAGCATAAAAGCAATAAACGGACTTTCCTTCCAGACGTAGGCGCTGATAATCCCCCAACCGAATGATTCATGGACAAGGATGGGAAAATCCTGAATTTCATCGATCCAGCCAAACGCGAACAACAACCGGGAAATCCAACCGCTCTGCATCAACAGCAGAGCGACCAGATAAGCGACCGCCAAATGCGGGATCAACATTGGAAATTGCAAAATGCGCCGCCCAATCCCCTTCATCTGAATAAAACTCAGTCCCAACGCGAGACCGACGAACGCCGATAGCAAAGTCGATAACGCTGTAATCCGCAACGTATACAGAATCGATCGCCTGAAATCCGCGTTTTGCAGTAAGTCTACATAAGGCTGGAAAGAGATCTCTCGCTCGCCCACCAACGAATAAAGGCCGATACTTTCCAGAAATCCGAGTAAAAAACCGCCGAAAAACAACAAACCGATGACGCTAATCGCTGGCAACACTAAAAGATAAGGCTTAAGGTTTCGCCACATGTTCATGCCATTGTTTCTCTAACGCCTCTACGTATTCCGCGGGTATTTCAGGAACTTGATGATCAGACAACACTTCATTGCTCAGCGTTGCGACGCCTCGATCGATCGCTTCAATTTGTTGACGTTGCTCATCAGACAACTTGTCCATATCTAAGACCATTCCTTCTCCCCAATATTGCGGATCAAATTTCGTAATTTGGGCCTCAGGAGACAGTAAGAAGTTAATCGCAACCATTGCTCCCGCTTGTTTTCCCGAGTTGTACGGAATCGCTAAAAAGTGCGTATTCGCTAACGTTCCATTTTTCAACACAAATGTTCGGGTGGAATCCTGGAACGTCCCTTTCATCATTTCATTGGACGCTTTCGCTGGATCATAACCCATCGTCATCCACACTTCGCCATTGCTGTATAGTTGGTCCAGCTTTGCTGAGTTTTCGGGATACGTCTTCCCTTCCCGCCACAAAAACGGTTTAATTTCGTTTAAATAATCCCACATCGGTTGCCAATTCCCGACCACCTCTTCTGAAAAGGGTTTCATGTATTGCTCATGTCCCCCAGTCGTTTCATATAACACGTGACGAATAAAGGCACTGCCCGTAAAATCAGGCGGAGACGGATACGTGAACTTTCCCGGATTTTCCTCAACCCACTGTTTTAACTCTTCCATTGTTTGCGGCGGCTCCGCCACTTTATCTTGATCATAGACAAACACAAATTGCGCTTTGCCCCACGGCGCCTCCAAGCCATCCGTCTCTATACCAAAATCAAATTGGATATCTGCGGCCTCGCCGTCGACGTATTCGTTAAAATTAGGCAACTTTTCAGTGATCGGCCCCCATAATAGGTCATTGCTTTTCGCCGTCCTAAAGTTTTCCCCATTTAACCAAAGCAGGTCAATACTGCCTGTCTCTTTACCCGCTTTCTTCTCGACTAATAACTGATTGATCGTTTCTTCAATATCGCTAACAGGCACGCGACGCAGGTCCACCTCGTATTCTTCTTGCAAACGCGGCTTGATCCATTCATCCAAATAACGGTTTGTCGTATCACTGCCGCCATACATATATATGTTCACTTGCTGACCTTTCGCTTGCTCTGTAATTTGCTCCCAATTCAAGGCCAAGATGTCTTCCGTAGGTTGCTCCGACTCCGCGACTGGCTCCTTCGAATCAGAGGAACATGCCGTCAATAAACCGAGGGCGCAAATAAACCCAACCATCGCATATTTTCTAAAATTTTTTTTCATTTTTGCTGCTCCACTCCATAATCCATACTATTTTTTTGTTGTTGTCTTCTTTTAAAAAAGAAAGGAACGACCGCTAAAATCACGACCAGAATGATGGCAAAATAAAACGTTGGGGAAAAGATAGCATGCAGTGAATGCCCCAAGTAATTGTAGGCAAAAGCCCCGGGGATAATACCGAACGGCGTCGCCAATGCATAATCGCGGAAGCGAACTTTCGATAACCCCGCTCCATAATTAACCGCGTCAAATGGAACAAGTGGGATTAAGCGCAATAGAAAGATCGCTTTGAATCCTTGTTGCTCGAGTTGCTGATCCCACAACGTTAAACGACGTCCCATCCACTTTTGGATCGTCTCCCTGCCTAATTTACGAGCCAGGCCGAATGCTAAAAAGGAGCCCAGCGTGGCCCCAATCAAATCGAGCAAGGTTCCCCACCACGGACCAAAGGTCATCCCGCCGGTCAGCGATAGAATAATCGCGGGAAACAGAAAAAGGGGCCGAATCGTGTAGATGAGGACGTACAGCACAGGGGCTAACCAGCCAAACGAAAGAATAAAATCGCGAATCCGCTCCGGCGTTAATACGTCCATCCCGATTTTCGCGCTGATGATCCCCAAGCCCAATAAGACTGCGACAGCTAGGCTCAACTTCATCACTTTATTCACTATTTCTTCCCCTTCCTCCTCCATCGTCGTAACAAACGGGCATATAGCTTAAGCAACTGATTCAGCCTTCCCGAAAAAAGTTTCTCTCGCCAGTACAAATCCGCCGTTTGTTGGACCGCTCCGACGCGAGATGGATACGGATGGATCACCTGCGACAACGCGCCGATCTTATGGTTAAAATGTTTGGCGAAAACGACTTCTTGCAGCAGATCTCCAGCCCCGCGACCGACCGCTTGAGCCCCAAGGATTTTTCCCTTGTGATCAGTCACCACCTTCAACAATCCATTGGCCTCATCGTCAGTAATAAACCGATCGACTTGATCGAGCGATAGTCGATACGTTTGACAGCGAACGCCGCGGCGACGGGCTTCTTGTTCGGTCCAACCGAGCTGAACGAACTCGGGATCCGTATAAAGCACAGTCGGAATCGTATCATAGTCGAGCTTGCTCTTGACGTGAAAAAGAGCGTGGGAGATCGCCGCTTTCCCCTCTGCTCCAGCCACATGCGTGAACGGCATACGACCATTGACATCCCCGACCGCATAGATATGTTTGCGCGTTGTCCGCAGCTGTTGATCCACAACGACCCTTCCTTTTTCGTCCACCTCTACACCCGCCTGCTCTAAGTTCAGTCCAGCCGTATTCGCTACTCTGCCCGCGGCGACGAGGATCCGATCGACCACTAGTTGCTGAACACGACCCTCAATCTGTAATGTGACTTGAATCGCTTGTTTATGTTTGGCAAAGTACGTTGCAGTCGCGTTGGTTAAAATGTGGATACCTTCCTGTTCCAACGCCGCGCGCAGGTGTCCCACTGTTTCAGGCTCTTCATTAGCTAAAATCGTTGACGCCCGTTCCAAGATGGTCACTTCACAACCAAAGCGCCGCAACGCTTGCCCCAACTCCAGCCCAATTGGCCCCGCCCCAAGCGCGAGCCATCTTTTTGGCAAGTCGGTCATTTCCCAAAAGGTTTCATTTGTGACATAGCCCACCTTTTGCAAACCGGGAATTGAGGGGATAAACGGACGAGAACCTGTCGCGATGATGATTCTATCCCCTGTAATCTGTTGCTGGCCATTGATCATCACCGTACGGTCATCGACAAAAGCCCCTTTGCCTGGAAAAATCGTGACGCCCAACCCCTCAAAACGAGCAGGATCATCGTGCTTTTGGATGACGCGAATCGCCTTCAAATAATGTTCGCGAATTTTCGTGTAATCAAGCGGTGTTGTTTGCGTAAAACCGAACGGCGCCGCTCTTCGCGCCGAGTGTATAAGCTGGGCTGTGTGTAATAACGCTTTACTTGGTACGCACCCCGTCCATAAACAATCGCCGCCTAATGGACCCTCGTGAATAAGCGCTGTTTTCGCGCCAAAGGCAGCGGCCCCCGATGCGGCTGTTAGCCCCCCAGCGCCCCCGCCAATGACAATCACATCATAATAATCTGACATATGTTTCGTTTATTGAGCCTTATCCGTTTTCGATTGATCCATTTTCGTAAATGACGATCTCTTCTTCCAAGCGGCCAAAATAATCGCCAAGCAAATCACAGCAACGAAAATAAAGAACAATACTTTTACAGAACTCGAGGCCGTTTGCCCTAGATAGGAATATAAAATGGTCGCTGGCGCCTGACCAATTCCCGTCGCGATAAAGAATCCCCAAAACCGCATTGAGGTCAATCCCGCGCCATAACTGACTAAGTCAAACGAAACGATCGGCAGCAAGCGAGCAATCAAAATTGAATGTTTACCGTATTTTTCAAAAAACTGATCTGTCCAATCCAAAGCTGTTCGCGTGACCAATTTTTCAACCGCTGGACGTCCCAACGCCTTAGCAATAAAGAAACAGAGAGCCGCTCCCAACATGGCGCTGCTCCAGGACAGCAATCCTCCCCAAAAAGCGCCAAACAACATCCCATTCGCAAATGTAATAACAAACGCGGGCAATGGCGCCGCAATCGCTTGAAACACCATTAAAAAAGCCGAAATAATGGGAGCCCAAATCCCAAATGAAAGTAGATAATTACGGAACGATTCAATGTTTCCAGTTGCGCCCGCAGAGGCCAGCATTTTTGCGGAATCATTGATAAAGTAGCGGACCCCTGGTTGAACAAGATATAAAATCACGCTGCCACCGAGCAAAGCCACGACAATCCAGATCGATAACCGTTGTTTTTTATCCATGT containing:
- a CDS encoding TVP38/TMEM64 family protein, translating into MNKVMKLSLAVAVLLGLGIISAKIGMDVLTPERIRDFILSFGWLAPVLYVLIYTIRPLFLFPAIILSLTGGMTFGPWWGTLLDLIGATLGSFLAFGLARKLGRETIQKWMGRRLTLWDQQLEQQGFKAIFLLRLIPLVPFDAVNYGAGLSKVRFRDYALATPFGIIPGAFAYNYLGHSLHAIFSPTFYFAIILVVILAVVPFFFKRRQQQKNSMDYGVEQQK
- a CDS encoding TVP38/TMEM64 family protein, which produces MATLGRKEWLSFFAGLIHTVFILFFLGLSLANSLLRFTWLDMRANLGGLIPGFILIAVVLYVINHNYVFARRFFWENKKFVIYFIPISLLLLGLVNGFNGERLSIVPASTVRQGLGWKQWTLAEINGLIVAAFAIGLINLFFFYTKIGKERKHNMDKKQRLSIWIVVALLGGSVILYLVQPGVRYFINDSAKMLASAGATGNIESFRNYLLSFGIWAPIISAFLMVFQAIAAPLPAFVITFANGMLFGAFWGGLLSWSSAMLGAALCFFIAKALGRPAVEKLVTRTALDWTDQFFEKYGKHSILIARLLPIVSFDLVSYGAGLTSMRFWGFFIATGIGQAPATILYSYLGQTASSSVKVLFFIFVAVICLAIILAAWKKRSSFTKMDQSKTDKAQ
- a CDS encoding dihydrolipoyl dehydrogenase family protein, producing the protein MSDYYDVIVIGGGAGGLTAASGAAAFGAKTALIHEGPLGGDCLWTGCVPSKALLHTAQLIHSARRAAPFGFTQTTPLDYTKIREHYLKAIRVIQKHDDPARFEGLGVTIFPGKGAFVDDRTVMINGQQQITGDRIIIATGSRPFIPSIPGLQKVGYVTNETFWEMTDLPKRWLALGAGPIGLELGQALRRFGCEVTILERASTILANEEPETVGHLRAALEQEGIHILTNATATYFAKHKQAIQVTLQIEGRVQQLVVDRILVAAGRVANTAGLNLEQAGVEVDEKGRVVVDQQLRTTRKHIYAVGDVNGRMPFTHVAGAEGKAAISHALFHVKSKLDYDTIPTVLYTDPEFVQLGWTEQEARRRGVRCQTYRLSLDQVDRFITDDEANGLLKVVTDHKGKILGAQAVGRGAGDLLQEVVFAKHFNHKIGALSQVIHPYPSRVGAVQQTADLYWREKLFSGRLNQLLKLYARLLRRWRRKGKK
- a CDS encoding ABC transporter substrate-binding protein; the encoded protein is MKKNFRKYAMVGFICALGLLTACSSDSKEPVAESEQPTEDILALNWEQITEQAKGQQVNIYMYGGSDTTNRYLDEWIKPRLQEEYEVDLRRVPVSDIEETINQLLVEKKAGKETGSIDLLWLNGENFRTAKSNDLLWGPITEKLPNFNEYVDGEAADIQFDFGIETDGLEAPWGKAQFVFVYDQDKVAEPPQTMEELKQWVEENPGKFTYPSPPDFTGSAFIRHVLYETTGGHEQYMKPFSEEVVGNWQPMWDYLNEIKPFLWREGKTYPENSAKLDQLYSNGEVWMTMGYDPAKASNEMMKGTFQDSTRTFVLKNGTLANTHFLAIPYNSGKQAGAMVAINFLLSPEAQITKFDPQYWGEGMVLDMDKLSDEQRQQIEAIDRGVATLSNEVLSDHQVPEIPAEYVEALEKQWHEHVAKP